Part of the Rhizomicrobium sp. genome is shown below.
GGATTTGTTTTGATCGCCGCCCCCGCATATCGTCATTGCCCGGCTTGTCTGGGCAATCCAATTTCCTTGTCCGGATCGAGAAAATTGGATCGCCCGCATGAAGCGGGCGATGACGCGTTGGCTAGTTGAACCCGGCAAAGTCCACCAGAGAGCAGCAATCCCATGTCCGATGTCGCGGCGCGTTTCCGCGCGTTCCAGTCCGAGGCGCCCCATTGGGTCGCGCTGCTTGCGCAGGTGCCGGCCCGCCATGTGCTGCGCCACGACACCATCCATCCCGCCTTCCATGGCTGCATCGACTGGCACTCGGCCTGCCACGCGGCCTGGGCGCTGCTCGCGGCCAAGGGTCTGACCGGCGACGCGCAATATGACGGGATCGTCGACGGCATCCTGATGCCGGCCAAGCTCGCCGCCGAGGCGTCCGACCTCGCGGCGCGGCCGCAATTCGAGATGCCCTATGGCCGCGCCTGGCTGCTCCGCCTGGCGCTGGAGGACCGGCTCGTCACCGGCTCGACGCGGCTGACCTTCTTCGCGCGCGACGTCGCCGCCTCGCTGACGGCGCAGTATCGCGGCCGCCTTGCCGATCCCTTCGCGCGGGAATACGCCAATCCGTGCTGGGCGCTGATTAACCTTCTCGACTACGCCGCAATCGAGAACCGCGCCGACATCACCGACATAGTGCGCGATGCCGCGGCCGGCCTTGCCACCTTCCTCGACCGGCTGCCGAGCGAGAGCGAGGAGGAGAGCTGGCCCGACTTCATGGCGGTGACGCCGATGTTCTGCGAACTGCTCGTCCGCGCCGGCGCGGTCGAGCCGGCCGCGATCATGGCCAAGGCCGGCGGCCGGCTTACGGCGTTAAGGCCCATCACGCAGCCGCGAAAGGCCCATCACTATGCGCTCAATTTCAGCCGCGGCTGGGCGCTTTTGGCGCTGGCGGACGCCACCGGAGACGAGACCCTTCTCGCAACCGCACTCGACCATATCGAGACCAATCTGCATCGTCCGAGCTGGTGGCGGGGGGATTACCGCGCCGTCGCCCATTGGGTGCCGCAGTTCGGAATCTTTGCGCTCCAGCGCGCGATGCGGCACACTTTCCCGAGATAGAAGCTCGGGGGAGCTTGGGAACAGATATGCGTTTGACGATCCTAGCAGCGGTCGTATCGGTCATGCTCGCATCCTGCGCCGCGTTCGCGGGGCACGAGGCCGTGTTGCCGGTCCAGACCATCCGCATCGACACCGCCAGCGGACCAAAGGAGTTCAAGGTCGAAGTCGCCGCCGACGCGATCAGCCAAGAGCACGGGCTGATGTACCGCCGCGACCTGCCGCCCGACCGGGGCATGCTGTTCGACTTCCACCAGGAGGCGCGGGTCTCCTTCTGGATGAAGAACACGCCCTTGCCGCTCGACATGGTGTTCATCAAGGCGGACGGCACGGTGTCCTCGGTCGAGCCGAACGCGGTGCCGTTCTCCACCGCCTCGATCCCCTCCGCCGAGCCGGTGCGCGCGGTGCTGGAGATCAATGGTGGCCGCGCCCGCGATCTGGGCATCAAGCCCGGCGACCGCGTGCGCGCCGACATCT
Proteins encoded:
- a CDS encoding DUF2891 family protein, whose product is MSDVAARFRAFQSEAPHWVALLAQVPARHVLRHDTIHPAFHGCIDWHSACHAAWALLAAKGLTGDAQYDGIVDGILMPAKLAAEASDLAARPQFEMPYGRAWLLRLALEDRLVTGSTRLTFFARDVAASLTAQYRGRLADPFAREYANPCWALINLLDYAAIENRADITDIVRDAAAGLATFLDRLPSESEEESWPDFMAVTPMFCELLVRAGAVEPAAIMAKAGGRLTALRPITQPRKAHHYALNFSRGWALLALADATGDETLLATALDHIETNLHRPSWWRGDYRAVAHWVPQFGIFALQRAMRHTFPR
- a CDS encoding DUF192 domain-containing protein encodes the protein MRLTILAAVVSVMLASCAAFAGHEAVLPVQTIRIDTASGPKEFKVEVAADAISQEHGLMYRRDLPPDRGMLFDFHQEARVSFWMKNTPLPLDMVFIKADGTVSSVEPNAVPFSTASIPSAEPVRAVLEINGGRARDLGIKPGDRVRADIFHDME